One segment of Pyxidicoccus xibeiensis DNA contains the following:
- a CDS encoding helix-turn-helix domain-containing protein encodes MDALVPKDHGEEIAIFRSQVIGPVVHRQLTRGELRGALRELTRQKFRPPGAERTRHFSVPTLERWYYRFRKHGLAALRPRPRKDAGRAKALDERQKQLICDVRREHPSASAELIVATLVRQGSVREDAVSAATVRRLLAERGLDRVSLRGTSEGLERRRWEAAYPGALWHGDVCHGPVLTGGTKWEPLRIHALLDDRSRYVVALEARSTEREDDMLGLLVRAARQHGVPETLYLDNGSTYSGKALATACPRLGIALVHAKPYDPQARGKMERFWRTLREGCLDHLDRSLPLAEVQRRLDTFLARHYHSQPHASLMGDTPGLVWGSHQTRLVSETQLAEALTVRARRRVSRDGVVSLDGRLFEVRHGFLAGRLVNVASCLVEGLPASVRVEHDGRSFELQPLDVQANARAHRARSPVPPAPSVPFDPTAPDLE; translated from the coding sequence ATGGACGCGCTTGTCCCGAAGGACCACGGCGAAGAGATTGCCATCTTCCGCAGCCAGGTCATCGGCCCGGTGGTGCACCGCCAGCTGACGCGCGGAGAGTTGCGCGGCGCGCTGAGGGAGCTGACGCGGCAGAAGTTCCGTCCGCCCGGAGCCGAGCGCACGCGGCACTTCAGCGTGCCGACGCTGGAGCGCTGGTACTACCGCTTCCGCAAGCACGGCCTCGCCGCACTGCGGCCCCGGCCGCGGAAGGATGCGGGCCGCGCGAAGGCACTCGATGAGCGGCAGAAGCAGCTCATCTGCGACGTGCGGCGCGAGCACCCGAGCGCGTCCGCGGAGCTGATTGTCGCGACGCTGGTGCGCCAGGGCAGCGTGCGCGAGGACGCGGTGAGCGCGGCCACCGTGCGGCGGCTGCTCGCCGAGCGCGGGCTGGACCGCGTCTCGCTGCGCGGCACGAGCGAGGGGCTCGAGCGCCGACGCTGGGAAGCCGCGTACCCCGGCGCGCTATGGCATGGCGACGTCTGCCATGGCCCGGTGCTCACCGGCGGCACGAAGTGGGAGCCGCTGCGCATCCACGCACTGCTCGACGACAGGAGCCGCTACGTCGTCGCGCTCGAGGCGCGCTCCACCGAGCGCGAGGACGACATGCTCGGCCTGCTGGTGCGGGCCGCGCGCCAGCACGGCGTGCCCGAGACGCTCTACCTCGACAACGGCTCCACCTACTCCGGCAAGGCGCTCGCCACCGCGTGCCCGCGCCTGGGCATCGCCCTCGTCCACGCCAAGCCCTATGACCCGCAGGCGCGCGGGAAGATGGAGCGCTTCTGGCGCACGCTGCGCGAGGGCTGCCTGGACCACCTGGACCGCTCGCTGCCCTTGGCCGAGGTGCAGCGGCGCCTCGACACCTTCCTCGCCCGCCACTACCACTCGCAGCCGCACGCCTCGCTCATGGGCGACACGCCCGGCCTCGTCTGGGGCTCCCACCAGACGCGCCTCGTCTCCGAGACGCAGCTGGCCGAGGCGCTCACCGTGCGGGCGCGCCGCCGCGTCTCCCGCGACGGCGTCGTCAGCCTTGACGGCCGCCTCTTCGAGGTGCGCCACGGCTTTCTCGCTGGCCGTCTGGTGAATGTCGCCAGCTGTCTGGTCGAAGGGCTGCCCGCCTCTGTCCGCGTCGAGCACGACGGCCGCAGCTTCGAGTTGCAGCCGCTCGACGTGCAGGCCAATGCCCGCGCCCACCGCGCACGCAGCCCCGTCCCGCCCGCTCCGTCCGTCCCCTTCGACCCCACCGCCCCCGACCTGGAGTAA
- a CDS encoding imm11 family protein encodes MRQPFFELTDDVQIPGRWHLDSPVDSEGTEVEDTRQFNRGRPVQVPGRLTVPIEHEGRPLDFTETNLKTPVVHARVASIFAELALDDVQLIPVDVQGQPDPYFILVATRLIKCIDEQASKVQFWTAEDGLPHKTGKYYAVDDLRIDKSKVGDARVFRTEGWAGTLIVSDDIKAAMERIGATGAKFVEV; translated from the coding sequence ATGCGGCAACCCTTCTTCGAGCTCACTGACGATGTCCAGATTCCGGGACGCTGGCACCTGGACAGCCCTGTCGACAGCGAGGGGACCGAGGTTGAAGACACTAGACAGTTCAACAGGGGCAGACCCGTTCAGGTGCCGGGACGCTTGACCGTCCCCATCGAGCACGAGGGCAGGCCACTCGACTTCACCGAGACGAACCTAAAGACTCCGGTCGTCCACGCCAGAGTTGCTTCCATCTTCGCGGAGCTGGCCCTCGATGACGTGCAGCTCATCCCCGTCGATGTTCAAGGTCAGCCAGACCCGTACTTCATCCTCGTGGCCACGCGCCTCATCAAGTGCATCGACGAACAGGCTTCCAAGGTGCAGTTCTGGACGGCCGAGGACGGCCTGCCCCACAAGACAGGGAAGTACTACGCCGTGGACGACCTGCGCATCGACAAGTCGAAGGTAGGAGACGCCAGGGTCTTCCGTACGGAAGGCTGGGCCGGCACCCTGATCGTCTCCGACGATATCAAGGCGGCCATGGAACGCATTGGCGCCACGGGCGCGAAGTTCGTGGAGGTATAG
- a CDS encoding zinc-dependent alcohol dehydrogenase family protein: MRTYELTQGSGLASLVRTERPVPVPGPRELLVKLRAVALNYRDLAILRGTYGDFPRPLVPVSDGVGEVVAVGAEVRRFAVGDRVIPAYVPDWVRGEPTEEGTRRRLGGPLDGLLREYACVHEDAAVAAPGFLSDVQAATLPIAGVTAWHALFTAGRVKPGETVVVQGTGGVSLFALQLARMAGVRVLVTSRSPAKLERAVSLGAAAGIDTGTVPEWEDRVLALTEGRGADHVVDVLGGVGVGRSIAATRVGGTVSLVGFLDSATVRFDLTRALRRMVRLQAISVGSREDLETLGRALEARGVRPLVDRAFLFSEAHAAFEYLASGAQFGKVVITFP; the protein is encoded by the coding sequence ATGAGGACCTACGAGTTGACCCAGGGCAGCGGGCTGGCGTCCCTGGTGCGGACGGAGCGGCCCGTGCCGGTGCCGGGACCGCGCGAGCTGCTGGTGAAGCTGCGCGCCGTGGCGCTGAACTACCGGGACCTGGCCATCCTGCGAGGGACATATGGCGACTTCCCGCGCCCCCTGGTGCCGGTCTCCGACGGCGTGGGCGAGGTGGTGGCGGTAGGCGCGGAGGTGCGCCGCTTCGCGGTGGGAGACCGCGTCATCCCGGCGTACGTGCCGGACTGGGTGCGCGGCGAGCCCACGGAGGAGGGGACCCGGCGGCGGCTGGGTGGCCCGCTGGATGGACTGCTGCGAGAGTACGCCTGTGTACACGAGGACGCCGCCGTGGCCGCGCCGGGCTTCCTGTCGGACGTGCAGGCCGCCACCCTGCCGATTGCCGGAGTCACCGCCTGGCATGCACTGTTCACGGCCGGGCGCGTGAAGCCCGGGGAGACGGTGGTGGTCCAGGGGACGGGGGGCGTGTCCCTGTTCGCGCTCCAGCTGGCACGAATGGCAGGGGTGCGGGTGCTCGTCACCTCGCGGAGTCCCGCGAAGCTGGAGCGGGCCGTGTCGCTGGGGGCGGCAGCGGGCATCGACACGGGGACGGTGCCGGAGTGGGAGGACCGGGTGCTGGCGCTGACGGAGGGCCGTGGGGCGGACCACGTGGTGGATGTCCTCGGTGGAGTGGGCGTCGGGCGCTCCATCGCGGCGACGCGGGTGGGCGGGACGGTGAGCCTGGTAGGCTTCCTGGACAGCGCCACGGTGCGCTTCGACCTGACCCGCGCGCTGCGACGCATGGTGCGGCTGCAGGCCATCTCCGTGGGCAGTCGCGAGGACCTGGAGACGCTGGGGCGGGCGCTGGAGGCCCGGGGCGTGCGGCCGCTGGTGGACCGCGCCTTCCTGTTCTCGGAGGCGCACGCCGCCTTCGAGTACCTGGCCAGCGGTGCGCAGTTCGGAAAGGTCGTCATCACCTTTCCGTGA
- a CDS encoding AAA family ATPase — MAHIHLVVGPVAAGKSTFALRLAQQHRAVRMNLDEWMAQLFRPDRPEVGVMEWYIERTARCIEQIWRQTTRTLEVGTDVVLEIGLILRRDRERLYERVDARGDALTIYVLDAPRDVRRERVLQRNREKGETFSMEVPLAFFELASDRWEPLDEVECDGRDVRFISTEKGASTPPAAA; from the coding sequence ATGGCACACATCCACCTCGTCGTCGGCCCGGTTGCAGCGGGGAAGTCTACCTTTGCCCTTCGGCTCGCCCAGCAGCACCGCGCCGTGCGGATGAACCTGGATGAGTGGATGGCACAGCTCTTCCGACCGGACCGCCCGGAGGTGGGCGTCATGGAGTGGTACATCGAGCGCACCGCCCGCTGCATCGAGCAGATCTGGAGACAGACGACGCGGACGCTGGAGGTGGGCACCGATGTCGTGCTCGAGATTGGCCTCATTCTCCGGCGCGACCGCGAGCGGCTCTATGAGCGCGTGGACGCCCGGGGAGATGCCCTCACCATCTACGTGCTGGATGCCCCCCGGGACGTCCGCCGGGAGCGGGTCCTGCAACGCAACCGCGAGAAGGGGGAGACCTTCTCCATGGAGGTGCCACTGGCCTTCTTCGAGCTGGCCAGTGACCGGTGGGAGCCCCTCGACGAAGTCGAGTGCGATGGCCGCGACGTGCGGTTCATCTCC
- a CDS encoding AHH domain-containing protein, whose product MVPWKAMTVLLLVASACSGNVRQVRLDTGDGVPWVHVPNADEGGLVVLDRAEFQEAMASLAGQVPPVARPQAAASQLFEVAARGGTYLYEPRDRRLIPLEPNEQLAPELSETEVVLTRAYLRWCERTGQRGDCLRLLGEHPTVTGDGRYALAMAFAQGAIQEEMLEAFKDMADPRALLAAALWTCTTYLILWTVPEPLSKGIAATMTAVLIAYLGVDTFWGLIAGFKQLVDEADRATTFEELQEAGESYGRVMGRNAARAFAMLATAAIGNTMAGFATKVPKLPGSAQAAAQAESQVGLWLPAVAEVETVALAGEGFTIALAPGATAMAAQGHGGGGKVQIHHIATNKNEKSRQRGGPWTPRFRKLFARAGMTLRDVENKVPIQGHKGPHAEKYHQAVHRRLYEATEECTNISECRAALKNALDRLAREIATPGTELNRLVTQRAAH is encoded by the coding sequence ATGGTGCCATGGAAGGCAATGACGGTACTGCTACTGGTGGCGTCCGCATGCAGCGGCAACGTTCGCCAGGTCCGGCTGGATACGGGTGATGGAGTACCATGGGTCCACGTTCCGAATGCGGACGAAGGTGGCCTTGTGGTACTGGACCGGGCTGAGTTCCAGGAGGCCATGGCATCCCTGGCGGGACAGGTTCCCCCGGTCGCTCGGCCACAAGCCGCCGCGAGTCAGCTCTTCGAGGTCGCTGCGCGCGGTGGCACGTACCTGTACGAGCCACGAGACCGCCGGCTCATCCCCCTTGAGCCGAACGAGCAACTGGCTCCAGAGCTCTCCGAGACGGAGGTCGTGCTGACACGAGCCTATCTGCGCTGGTGCGAGCGCACCGGCCAGCGCGGTGATTGTCTCCGCCTCCTGGGTGAACACCCTACCGTTACCGGAGACGGCCGCTATGCGCTCGCCATGGCGTTCGCGCAGGGCGCCATCCAGGAAGAGATGTTGGAGGCCTTCAAGGACATGGCGGACCCAAGGGCCCTCCTGGCCGCGGCACTATGGACCTGCACGACGTATCTCATCCTCTGGACAGTCCCCGAGCCCCTGTCCAAGGGCATCGCCGCGACAATGACTGCGGTACTCATTGCCTACCTGGGGGTGGATACCTTCTGGGGGCTCATCGCCGGATTCAAGCAACTCGTGGATGAGGCAGACCGAGCAACCACGTTCGAAGAGCTCCAGGAAGCCGGTGAAAGCTACGGGAGAGTGATGGGCCGGAACGCCGCACGTGCCTTCGCCATGCTGGCAACGGCGGCCATCGGCAACACGATGGCAGGCTTCGCTACGAAGGTGCCGAAGCTTCCTGGCTCCGCACAGGCTGCGGCACAAGCCGAGTCGCAGGTAGGCCTCTGGCTGCCCGCCGTGGCGGAGGTCGAGACGGTGGCGCTCGCGGGCGAGGGCTTCACCATCGCCCTGGCGCCCGGCGCGACGGCGATGGCCGCACAGGGTCACGGCGGGGGTGGGAAGGTCCAGATCCACCACATCGCCACGAACAAGAACGAGAAGTCCAGGCAGCGCGGTGGGCCATGGACTCCGCGATTCAGGAAGCTCTTCGCCAGGGCCGGCATGACGCTGAGAGACGTGGAGAACAAGGTCCCCATCCAGGGCCACAAAGGTCCTCATGCCGAGAAGTACCATCAGGCCGTGCACAGACGCCTGTATGAAGCGACCGAGGAGTGCACCAACATCTCCGAGTGCAGAGCGGCACTGAAGAATGCGCTCGACCGGCTGGCCCGGGAGATTGCAACGCCGGGCACGGAGCTCAACCGGCTCGTCACCCAGCGGGCGGCGCACTAG
- a CDS encoding ExeA family protein, whose protein sequence is MSQQLLSAFGLDHLPFTKEIPDAELWLPPSKESVVTDIVDALESRQSVLVAGEPGVGKTCVLRALRHRLPKERFRLSYCHNATLGRRDFYRQLCLALGLQAKATAAAVFHAVTTHVQELATSRVHPAFLLDEAHLLHPDVLGHLHILLNYDWDSRPLLSVVLVGLPELEARLATSLHKPLLSRLHTRVHLAPVCLEDSAEYLRHRLRLAGCDRELFPRDAVALLHEASEGAHRELDRLAQLCLRDAARLKRKLVDGELVRGVLERAQLAA, encoded by the coding sequence ATGTCCCAGCAACTCCTCTCCGCCTTCGGCCTCGACCACCTGCCCTTCACCAAGGAGATACCCGACGCCGAACTCTGGTTGCCTCCCTCGAAAGAGTCCGTCGTCACCGACATCGTCGACGCCCTCGAGTCGCGCCAGTCCGTCCTCGTCGCCGGTGAGCCCGGCGTCGGCAAGACGTGCGTCCTGCGCGCCCTGCGCCATCGCCTCCCAAAGGAGCGCTTCCGCCTGAGCTACTGCCATAACGCGACGCTCGGCCGCCGCGACTTCTATCGCCAGCTGTGCCTGGCGCTCGGGCTGCAGGCGAAGGCCACCGCGGCCGCCGTCTTCCACGCCGTCACCACGCACGTGCAGGAGCTCGCCACCAGCCGCGTCCACCCCGCCTTCCTCCTCGACGAGGCGCACCTGCTCCACCCCGACGTGCTCGGGCACCTGCATATCCTTCTCAACTACGACTGGGACAGCCGGCCCCTGCTCTCCGTCGTCCTCGTCGGCCTCCCCGAGCTCGAAGCCCGCCTGGCCACCAGCCTCCACAAGCCGCTGCTGTCACGTCTGCACACGCGCGTGCACCTCGCCCCCGTCTGCCTCGAAGACTCCGCCGAGTACCTGCGCCACCGCCTGCGCCTGGCCGGCTGCGACCGCGAGCTGTTCCCTCGTGACGCCGTCGCGCTGCTCCACGAGGCCAGCGAGGGCGCCCATCGCGAGCTCGACCGCCTCGCCCAGTTGTGCCTGCGCGACGCCGCCCGCCTCAAGCGCAAGCTCGTCGACGGCGAGCTCGTCCGCGGCGTGCTCGAGCGCGCGCAACTCGCCGCGTAA
- a CDS encoding glutathione S-transferase N-terminal domain-containing protein, translated as MPAALEELARPVIVGRSSSSFTRVTRIFASELRVDYSLRVMRDLMSSDVEDYGGNPAFKIPTLLTPRGSWFGALNVCRELWRQSSPRLRVVWPEDLDTPLLANAQELVLHAMATEVNLIMGKVGGASDGSAHHAKMRKSLVSTMAWLEENASAALAALPPQRDLSFLEVTLYCLVTHLEFREVLPTDPYPELRTFCQRFAARASVAETAFRFDT; from the coding sequence ATGCCCGCAGCGCTCGAAGAACTCGCCAGGCCTGTCATCGTTGGACGCTCGAGCTCGAGCTTCACGCGTGTCACGCGCATCTTCGCCTCGGAGCTGCGCGTCGATTACTCCTTGCGGGTGATGCGAGACCTCATGTCCTCCGATGTGGAGGACTATGGCGGCAACCCCGCGTTCAAGATTCCGACCCTGCTGACGCCCCGCGGAAGCTGGTTCGGTGCGCTCAACGTCTGTCGCGAGCTGTGGCGGCAGTCGAGTCCCAGGCTCCGCGTGGTGTGGCCGGAGGACCTCGACACGCCGCTGCTCGCCAATGCGCAGGAGTTGGTGCTCCATGCCATGGCGACGGAGGTGAACCTCATCATGGGGAAGGTGGGCGGCGCCAGTGACGGCAGTGCCCACCACGCGAAGATGCGAAAGAGCCTGGTCAGCACCATGGCGTGGCTGGAGGAGAACGCGAGCGCCGCGCTCGCCGCGCTGCCGCCCCAGCGGGACCTGAGCTTCCTGGAGGTCACGCTCTACTGCCTGGTGACGCATCTGGAGTTCCGGGAAGTCCTGCCGACTGACCCGTATCCGGAGCTGAGGACGTTCTGCCAGCGGTTCGCGGCGCGCGCCTCCGTTGCGGAGACCGCCTTTCGCTTCGACACGTAG